From a region of the Streptomyces sp. NBC_01454 genome:
- a CDS encoding aspartate aminotransferase family protein, whose product MTGFDLTGLLAERGGERYELHARHLNHQLPRMLHTIGFDRVYERAEGAYFWDAEGQEYLDMLAGFGVMGLGRHHPVVRQALHDVLDASLADLTRFDCQPLPGLLAEKLLRHAPHLDRVFFGNSGTEAVETALKFARYATGRPRILYCTHAFHGLTTGALSVNGEDGFRDGFAPLLPDTAIEMGDLAALERELKRGDVAGFVVEPIQGKGVHPTPPGFLRAAQELLQRHKALLIADEVQTGLGRTGDFFAYQHEDGVEPDLVCVAKALSGGYVPIGATLGKDWIFKKVYSSMDRVLVHSASFGSNAQAMAAGLAVLAVMEDEQLVAHARHIGDLLRSRLAALIDDYELLHDVRGRGLMIGIEFGRPKSLSLRGRWTMLQAARKGLFAQMVVVPLLQRHHILTQVSGDHLEVIKLIPPLIIDERDVDRFLTAFTAVMDDAHNGGGLMWDFGRTLVKQSLQTGRG is encoded by the coding sequence GTGACCGGATTCGATCTGACCGGGCTCCTCGCCGAGCGCGGCGGTGAGCGCTACGAGCTGCACGCCCGCCACCTCAACCACCAGCTCCCGCGGATGCTGCACACCATCGGTTTCGACCGGGTCTACGAGCGGGCCGAGGGCGCGTACTTCTGGGACGCCGAGGGCCAGGAGTACCTCGACATGCTCGCCGGGTTCGGGGTGATGGGCCTGGGCCGGCACCATCCCGTCGTCCGGCAGGCGCTGCACGACGTCCTCGACGCCTCGCTGGCCGATCTCACCCGCTTCGACTGCCAGCCGCTGCCGGGGCTGCTCGCCGAGAAGCTGCTCCGCCATGCGCCCCACCTCGACCGGGTCTTCTTCGGCAACAGCGGCACCGAAGCCGTCGAGACCGCCCTGAAGTTCGCCCGCTACGCCACCGGCAGACCGCGCATCCTCTACTGCACCCACGCCTTTCACGGCCTGACGACCGGCGCGCTCTCCGTCAACGGCGAGGACGGCTTCCGCGACGGCTTCGCCCCGCTGCTGCCGGACACCGCCATCGAGATGGGCGATCTGGCCGCACTGGAGCGGGAGCTGAAGCGCGGCGACGTGGCCGGGTTCGTGGTCGAACCCATCCAAGGCAAGGGCGTCCACCCCACCCCGCCCGGCTTCCTGCGCGCCGCCCAGGAACTGCTGCAACGCCACAAGGCGCTGCTCATCGCCGACGAGGTGCAGACCGGCCTCGGCCGCACCGGCGACTTCTTCGCCTACCAGCACGAGGACGGCGTCGAACCGGACCTGGTGTGCGTGGCCAAGGCGCTCTCCGGCGGCTATGTCCCCATCGGCGCGACCCTCGGCAAGGACTGGATCTTCAAGAAGGTCTACTCGTCCATGGACCGGGTCCTGGTGCACTCCGCGAGCTTCGGCTCCAACGCCCAGGCGATGGCGGCCGGTCTCGCGGTGCTCGCGGTGATGGAGGACGAGCAGCTCGTCGCCCACGCCCGGCACATCGGTGACCTGCTGCGCTCCCGGCTCGCCGCGCTCATCGACGACTACGAGCTGCTGCACGACGTACGGGGCCGCGGCCTGATGATCGGCATCGAGTTCGGCCGCCCCAAGTCCCTGAGCCTGCGCGGCCGCTGGACCATGCTGCAGGCCGCCCGCAAGGGGCTGTTCGCGCAGATGGTCGTGGTGCCGCTGCTGCAACGGCACCACATCCTGACCCAGGTCTCCGGCGACCACCTGGAGGTCATCAAGCTGATCCCGCCGCTGATCATCGACGAGCGGGACGTCGACCGGTTCCTCACGGCCTTCACCGCCGTCATGGACGACGCCCACAACGGCGGCGGCCTGATGTGGGACTTCGGCCGGACACTGGTGAAGCAGTCCTTGCAGACGGGCCGGGGCTGA
- a CDS encoding carbohydrate kinase family protein: MTFQQVSEPYDAYDVLVVGGSGVDTVVPVGALPLPLTDSAAVPPIREGVGHTGTGVALGCAALGLTTGFVDFIGDDHPGSLVRARMAATGVDFRPLISPHGTRRAVNLVAPDGRRMSFYDARDPLDLRMPPEHYLPALRRARHVHLSITHFARFLYDDIEALGLPVSTDLHDWDGLTEHHREFALRSDLVFLSTSGAGERIASVMREILHEGRAEAVIATAGAGGAYLLAADDRSPRPVPAVVPPGPVVDTHGAGDAFTCGFLYGRYLGRSLEDCARLGAVAGAHACTSAGTYTALIGPDVLRAVPTTTPRPAAPPHSATPPGTGLAGPADDRVSPAGA; encoded by the coding sequence GTGACATTCCAGCAGGTTTCTGAGCCGTATGACGCCTATGACGTACTCGTCGTCGGCGGGTCGGGCGTGGACACCGTCGTACCGGTCGGCGCGCTGCCGCTGCCGCTCACCGATTCCGCCGCGGTGCCCCCCATTCGCGAAGGGGTGGGACACACCGGCACCGGCGTCGCGCTGGGCTGCGCGGCGCTCGGGCTCACCACCGGATTCGTGGACTTCATCGGCGACGACCACCCCGGCAGCCTGGTCCGCGCACGGATGGCCGCCACCGGCGTCGACTTCCGGCCACTGATCTCCCCGCACGGCACCCGGCGCGCGGTCAATCTCGTCGCCCCCGACGGCCGCCGGATGTCCTTCTACGACGCCCGCGACCCGCTCGACCTGCGCATGCCGCCGGAGCACTACCTCCCGGCGCTGCGCCGGGCCCGGCACGTCCATCTGTCGATCACGCACTTCGCCCGCTTCCTGTACGACGACATCGAAGCGCTGGGCCTCCCCGTCTCCACGGACCTGCACGACTGGGACGGGCTGACGGAGCATCACCGGGAGTTCGCACTCCGCTCGGACCTGGTGTTCCTCAGCACCTCCGGGGCGGGGGAACGGATCGCGTCCGTGATGCGGGAGATCCTGCACGAGGGGCGTGCCGAGGCCGTGATCGCGACGGCGGGGGCCGGCGGCGCCTATCTCCTGGCCGCCGACGACCGCTCCCCGCGTCCGGTGCCGGCCGTGGTGCCGCCCGGGCCGGTCGTGGACACCCACGGCGCGGGCGACGCCTTCACCTGCGGGTTCCTCTACGGGCGGTATCTGGGCCGGAGCCTGGAGGACTGCGCGCGGCTGGGCGCCGTCGCCGGGGCCCATGCCTGTACCTCGGCCGGCACGTACACCGCCCTCATCGGTCCGGACGTGCTGCGCGCGGTGCCCACCACGACGCCGCGGCCCGCCGCTCCGCCGCACTCCGCCACGCCGCCCGGCACCGGCCTCGCGGGCCCGGCGGACGACCGGGTCTCCCCCGCGGGGGCGTAG
- a CDS encoding GNAT family N-acetyltransferase produces the protein MIDNYEFSSDPARLDAALVHHWLSTDTYWAAGRSRDKQDRAIAGSLNFGAYDTRSGAQVAYARVVTDRVTFAWLCDVYVAREARGKGIGTALVAAVRDQLAPYDVRRILLATADAHEVYGKAGFRPLTEPAKWMAYGRQ, from the coding sequence ATGATCGACAACTATGAGTTCTCCAGCGATCCGGCCCGGCTGGACGCCGCTCTGGTGCACCACTGGCTGTCCACCGACACGTACTGGGCGGCGGGCCGTTCACGCGACAAGCAGGACCGGGCGATCGCCGGCTCACTGAACTTCGGTGCCTACGACACCCGCTCGGGCGCCCAGGTCGCCTATGCGCGGGTGGTCACCGACCGGGTCACCTTCGCCTGGCTCTGCGATGTCTACGTCGCCCGCGAGGCGCGCGGCAAGGGGATAGGCACGGCACTGGTCGCCGCGGTCCGCGACCAGCTGGCCCCCTACGACGTGCGCCGCATTCTCCTCGCCACCGCCGATGCCCATGAGGTCTACGGGAAGGCCGGGTTCCGCCCGTTGACGGAACCCGCGAAGTGGATGGCGTACGGACGCCAGTAG
- a CDS encoding tyrosine-protein phosphatase, whose product MTQTPQVPPAQTELAEVRNFRDVGGLPTVDGRRVREGRLFRSGHLAHATEDDAAFLAGLGLHTVFDFRNASDIKLEGPDVALPGVRNVNIPLTDPADGAEFWTMVRDGELDQLRGALGDGKAAARMAATYRHIITTRTEDHSRVLHALAEDSVPALMHCAAGKDRAGLSVAVTLLAVGVERDAIEADYLKSNDPHRRYKIRRSDSSAVGMSPEVMELLSPLFGAHTDYLTAAYDAIERTWGSTEAYLADGLKLTPAVRDRLRDQLLTD is encoded by the coding sequence GTGACGCAGACGCCGCAGGTTCCACCGGCCCAGACCGAGCTCGCGGAGGTCCGCAACTTCCGTGACGTGGGCGGACTGCCGACCGTGGACGGGCGTCGTGTACGGGAGGGCAGGCTGTTCCGCAGCGGGCATCTCGCCCATGCGACGGAGGACGATGCGGCATTTCTGGCCGGACTCGGACTGCACACCGTCTTTGATTTCCGCAATGCCTCGGACATCAAGCTGGAGGGGCCGGATGTCGCCCTGCCCGGTGTGCGCAATGTGAACATCCCGCTCACCGACCCGGCCGACGGTGCGGAGTTCTGGACGATGGTGCGCGACGGCGAGCTGGACCAGCTGCGCGGCGCGCTCGGCGACGGGAAGGCCGCGGCCCGGATGGCCGCCACCTACCGCCACATCATCACCACCCGCACCGAGGACCACAGCCGGGTGCTGCATGCGCTCGCCGAGGACAGCGTGCCGGCGCTGATGCACTGCGCGGCGGGCAAGGACCGGGCGGGCCTGTCCGTGGCCGTGACCCTGCTGGCGGTCGGCGTGGAGCGGGACGCCATCGAGGCGGACTACCTCAAGTCCAACGACCCGCACCGCCGCTACAAGATCCGCCGCTCCGACAGCTCGGCGGTGGGGATGTCGCCGGAGGTCATGGAGCTGCTCTCGCCGCTGTTCGGCGCGCACACCGACTACCTCACGGCCGCCTACGACGCGATCGAGCGGACCTGGGGCTCGACCGAGGCCTACCTCGCCGACGGGCTGAAGCTGACCCCCGCCGTCCGGGACCGGCTGCGGGACCAGCTGCTGACGGACTGA
- the hpnH gene encoding adenosyl-hopene transferase HpnH, protein MVMPLRQSIRVGTYLFEQKMIRRREKFPLIVELEPLFACNLKCEGCGKIQHPAGVLKQRMPVAQAVGAVLESGAPMVSIAGGEPLMHPQIDEIVRQLVAKRKYVFLCTNAMLLRKKLEDFRPSQYFAFAVHIDGMRERHDESVAKEGVFDEAVEAIKEAKRRGFRVTTNSTFFNTDTPQTIIEVLNFLNDDLQVDEMMLSPAYAYEKAPDQEHFLGVEQTRELFKKAFAGGNRRRWRLNHSPLFLDFLEGKADFPCTAWAIPNYSLFGWQRPCYLMSDGYVPTYRELIEETDWEKYGRGKDPRCANCMAHCGYEPTAVLATMGSLKESLRAARETIAGNRG, encoded by the coding sequence ATGGTCATGCCGCTTCGTCAGTCCATCCGGGTCGGTACCTATCTTTTTGAGCAGAAAATGATCCGGCGGCGGGAGAAGTTCCCGCTCATTGTCGAGCTGGAACCGCTCTTCGCCTGCAATCTGAAATGTGAGGGCTGCGGGAAGATCCAGCATCCGGCGGGCGTGCTCAAGCAGCGCATGCCGGTGGCCCAGGCGGTCGGCGCGGTGCTGGAGTCGGGTGCCCCGATGGTCTCCATCGCCGGTGGCGAACCCCTGATGCACCCGCAGATCGACGAAATCGTGCGGCAGTTGGTGGCCAAGCGGAAATATGTCTTCCTGTGCACCAACGCCATGCTGCTGCGCAAGAAGTTGGAAGACTTCCGGCCCTCCCAGTATTTCGCGTTCGCCGTGCACATCGACGGTATGCGTGAGCGGCATGACGAATCGGTCGCCAAGGAAGGTGTATTCGACGAGGCGGTGGAGGCGATCAAGGAGGCCAAGCGGCGCGGCTTCCGGGTCACCACCAACTCCACCTTCTTCAACACCGACACCCCGCAGACCATCATCGAGGTCCTCAATTTCCTCAATGACGACCTCCAGGTCGACGAGATGATGCTCTCGCCCGCCTACGCCTACGAGAAGGCTCCCGACCAGGAGCACTTCCTGGGCGTCGAGCAGACCCGTGAGCTGTTCAAGAAGGCCTTCGCCGGCGGCAACCGGCGCCGCTGGCGGCTCAACCACAGCCCGCTCTTCCTGGACTTCCTGGAGGGTAAGGCGGACTTCCCCTGCACGGCCTGGGCGATCCCCAACTACTCGCTCTTCGGCTGGCAGCGCCCCTGCTACCTGATGAGCGACGGCTACGTCCCGACGTACCGGGAGCTCATCGAGGAGACCGACTGGGAGAAGTACGGCCGCGGCAAGGACCCGCGGTGCGCCAACTGCATGGCGCACTGCGGCTATGAGCCGACCGCCGTCCTCGCCACCATGGGCTCGCTGAAGGAGTCCCTGCGGGCGGCCAGGGAGACCATCGCGGGAAACCGCGGATGA
- the dxs gene encoding 1-deoxy-D-xylulose-5-phosphate synthase, with product MTMLEHLREPRHLKALPEARLPELAEEIRHFLVRAVTRTGGHLGPNLGVVELTIALHRVFDSPADRILWDTGHQSYVHKLLTGRQDFSKLRAKGGLSGYPSRAESVHDVIENSHASTVLGWADGLAKAHRIRGTRGTRNHVVAVIGDGALTGGMAWEALNNIAAAKDRPLIIVVNDNTRSYAPTIGGLADHLALLRTTDGYEKFLAWGKDVLQRTPVLGAPLYDSLHGAKKGLKDFIAPQGMFEDLGLKYVGPVDGHDIAAVESALRRAAGFHGPVLVHCLTEKGRGYPPALEDEADHFHTVGVMDPLTCAPAAAPGAPSWTSVFGDEMLRIGAEREDVVALTAAMLQPVGLEQFARAYPDRVWDVGIAEQHAAVSAAGLATGGLHPVVAVYATFLNRAFDQVLMDVALHRCGVTFVLDRAGVTGTDGASHNGMWDMSILQVVPGLRIAAPRDADQLRAQLREALDVDDAPTVVRFPKAAVDDPVPAVDRIGGVDVLHRAPHPDVLLVAVGVMAPVCLRVAELLAARGVDATVIDPRWVKPVDETIGQLAAQHAMVAVVEDNSRTGGVGWAVGQALRDAEVDVPLRTFGIPEQFLPHARRGELLADIGLTPAEIAGQISAALGRAATGRKESTP from the coding sequence ATGACGATGCTGGAACACCTCCGGGAACCGCGCCACCTCAAGGCGCTCCCGGAGGCCCGACTGCCCGAACTCGCCGAGGAGATCCGGCACTTCCTCGTCCGGGCGGTCACCCGCACCGGCGGCCATCTGGGCCCCAACCTCGGTGTGGTCGAGCTGACCATCGCCCTGCACCGGGTCTTCGACTCACCCGCCGACCGCATCCTGTGGGACACCGGGCACCAGTCCTATGTGCACAAGCTGCTGACGGGACGGCAGGACTTCTCCAAGCTGCGGGCCAAGGGCGGGCTGTCCGGATATCCCTCGCGCGCCGAGTCCGTGCACGACGTCATCGAGAACAGCCATGCCTCGACGGTGCTGGGCTGGGCCGACGGTCTGGCCAAGGCCCACCGCATCCGCGGTACCCGAGGCACCCGCAACCATGTGGTGGCCGTGATCGGCGACGGCGCGCTGACCGGCGGCATGGCCTGGGAGGCGCTGAACAACATCGCGGCCGCCAAGGACCGCCCGCTGATCATCGTCGTCAACGACAACACCCGCTCCTACGCCCCGACCATCGGCGGCCTCGCCGACCACCTCGCCCTCCTGCGCACCACCGACGGCTACGAGAAGTTCCTGGCCTGGGGCAAGGACGTCCTCCAGCGCACCCCGGTCCTGGGCGCACCCCTGTACGACTCGCTGCACGGCGCCAAGAAGGGACTGAAGGACTTCATCGCCCCCCAGGGCATGTTCGAGGACCTGGGCCTGAAGTACGTCGGTCCGGTCGACGGCCATGACATCGCGGCCGTCGAATCGGCGCTGCGCCGGGCGGCGGGCTTCCACGGGCCGGTGCTGGTGCACTGCCTGACCGAGAAGGGCCGCGGCTACCCGCCCGCCCTGGAGGACGAGGCGGACCACTTCCACACCGTCGGCGTGATGGACCCGCTGACCTGCGCGCCGGCCGCCGCGCCCGGCGCTCCCTCCTGGACCTCCGTCTTCGGCGACGAAATGCTGCGCATCGGCGCCGAACGCGAGGACGTGGTCGCCCTGACGGCGGCGATGCTGCAGCCGGTCGGTCTGGAGCAGTTCGCCCGGGCCTACCCGGACCGGGTGTGGGACGTGGGCATCGCCGAGCAGCACGCGGCCGTGTCGGCGGCGGGCCTGGCGACCGGCGGCCTGCACCCCGTCGTCGCCGTCTACGCCACCTTCCTCAACCGTGCCTTCGACCAGGTGCTGATGGACGTGGCGCTGCACAGGTGCGGGGTGACCTTCGTGCTGGACCGGGCCGGTGTCACCGGCACCGACGGCGCCTCCCACAACGGCATGTGGGACATGTCGATCCTGCAGGTCGTCCCGGGCCTGCGGATCGCCGCGCCGCGCGACGCCGACCAGCTCCGCGCCCAGCTGCGCGAGGCGCTGGACGTGGACGACGCACCGACCGTCGTCCGCTTCCCCAAGGCGGCGGTGGACGACCCGGTCCCGGCCGTCGACCGGATCGGGGGCGTCGACGTCCTCCACCGGGCACCGCACCCGGACGTCCTGCTGGTCGCCGTCGGGGTGATGGCCCCGGTCTGTCTGCGGGTCGCCGAACTCCTCGCCGCGCGCGGGGTCGACGCCACCGTCATCGACCCGCGCTGGGTCAAGCCGGTCGACGAGACCATCGGGCAGCTCGCCGCGCAGCACGCCATGGTGGCCGTCGTCGAGGACAACAGCCGGACCGGCGGCGTCGGCTGGGCGGTCGGCCAGGCCCTGCGGGACGCGGAGGTGGACGTGCCGCTGCGCACCTTCGGGATCCCCGAGCAGTTCCTGCCGCACGCCCGGCGCGGTGAGCTGCTGGCCGACATCGGACTCACGCCGGCCGAGATCGCCGGACAGATCAGCGCCGCGCTGGGCCGCGCCGCGACGGGCCGTAAGGAGAGCACACCGTGA
- a CDS encoding SGNH/GDSL hydrolase family protein has protein sequence MADDSKNLSSGAHGAIGSYAAVGDSFTEGVGDPGPDGVYIGWADRLAVLLSDQRAEEDFRYANLAVRGRLLGQIIEEQVPRAKELAPALVTFCAGGNDILRPGSDPDAVAERYEAAVRDLAGSVGTVLLCTGFDTRGIPVLKHLRGKIATYTAHVRAIADRHGCPVLDLWSLKSVQDRRAWSEDRLHLSADGHTRVALRAAQVLGLGVPADPDQPWPPEAERTAADARRDNIHWAREHLVPWIGRRLRGESSGDHVEPKRPDLLPL, from the coding sequence GTGGCAGACGATTCGAAGAACCTCAGCAGCGGCGCCCATGGCGCCATCGGGTCGTACGCAGCCGTCGGGGACAGCTTCACGGAGGGGGTCGGGGATCCCGGCCCTGACGGGGTGTACATCGGTTGGGCGGACCGGCTCGCGGTCCTGCTCTCGGACCAGCGGGCGGAGGAGGACTTCCGCTATGCGAACCTCGCCGTCAGGGGACGGCTCCTGGGCCAGATCATCGAAGAACAGGTGCCGCGGGCCAAGGAGCTCGCCCCCGCGCTGGTGACGTTCTGTGCCGGCGGCAATGACATCCTGCGCCCGGGCTCGGACCCGGACGCGGTCGCCGAGCGTTACGAGGCGGCGGTCCGCGATCTGGCCGGATCGGTCGGCACGGTCCTGCTCTGCACGGGTTTCGACACCCGCGGGATCCCCGTGCTCAAGCATCTGCGCGGCAAGATCGCCACGTATACGGCGCACGTCCGGGCCATCGCGGACCGGCACGGCTGCCCCGTCCTGGACCTGTGGTCGCTGAAGTCGGTGCAGGACCGGCGGGCCTGGAGCGAGGACCGGCTTCATCTGTCGGCCGACGGGCACACCCGGGTGGCGCTGCGCGCGGCCCAGGTGCTCGGGCTGGGGGTGCCGGCCGACCCGGACCAGCCGTGGCCTCCGGAGGCGGAGCGGACGGCCGCCGACGCGCGGCGGGACAACATCCACTGGGCGCGGGAGCATCTCGTACCGTGGATCGGCCGCCGGCTGCGCGGTGAGTCCTCCGGCGACCACGTCGAGCCGAAGCGGCCCGATCTGCTGCCGCTCTAG
- a CDS encoding phosphorylase family protein, with the protein MPGRHPADADPPLLVACALGIERFALRGGDRGGAAERAWPRPVVLRTGMGPQAAERTLATALGEGAVTERSPVVASGFCAGLAPGMRPGDVIVASATRGHHPDAPETPCRDNGPLLRALRERGLRVHSGLLCGSDHVVRGAERAELHAAGAVAVDMESAATLRAARRAGPRPVAAVRVVVDAPEHELVRIGTVRGGISAFRVLRSILPVFYEWHRSLLLPWR; encoded by the coding sequence ATGCCGGGCCGGCACCCGGCGGACGCGGATCCGCCGCTGCTGGTTGCCTGTGCGCTCGGGATCGAGCGGTTCGCGCTGCGCGGCGGCGACCGCGGGGGAGCGGCGGAGCGGGCCTGGCCACGGCCGGTCGTGCTCCGCACGGGCATGGGCCCCCAGGCGGCCGAACGCACCCTGGCCACGGCGCTGGGTGAGGGTGCGGTCACCGAGCGTTCCCCGGTGGTCGCCAGCGGCTTCTGCGCCGGTCTCGCCCCCGGCATGCGGCCCGGGGACGTGATCGTCGCCTCGGCCACCCGCGGCCACCACCCGGACGCCCCGGAGACGCCCTGCCGGGACAACGGTCCGCTGCTGCGGGCCCTGCGGGAGCGCGGTCTGAGGGTGCACAGCGGTCTGCTGTGCGGCTCCGACCACGTGGTGCGCGGTGCGGAGCGGGCCGAGCTGCACGCCGCCGGGGCGGTCGCGGTGGACATGGAGTCCGCCGCCACGCTCCGTGCGGCACGGCGGGCCGGTCCCCGTCCGGTTGCGGCCGTCCGGGTGGTCGTGGACGCTCCAGAACATGAACTCGTGCGTATCGGCACCGTGCGCGGTGGAATATCAGCCTTCCGAGTCCTGCGTTCCATCCTGCCTGTTTTCTACGAATGGCACCGTTCTTTGCTGCTCCCCTGGAGGTGA
- a CDS encoding ATP-binding protein — protein sequence MPAQRTSVPEARRRVSALLSEWGAAQQVRDDVELVVSELFTNALRHTDSEKIGCELALSGAHIRIEITDQGGPENAAPHVQPGSVDKECGRGLFLVGALSDCWGSRPADSGPGRVVWADLPYTGTAAH from the coding sequence TTGCCGGCGCAACGCACGTCCGTGCCCGAGGCACGGCGGCGCGTCAGCGCGCTGCTGAGCGAGTGGGGCGCGGCTCAACAAGTCCGCGACGACGTGGAGTTGGTGGTCTCCGAGCTGTTCACCAATGCGCTGCGGCACACCGACAGCGAGAAGATCGGGTGTGAACTCGCCCTGTCCGGCGCGCACATACGCATAGAGATCACCGACCAGGGCGGCCCGGAGAATGCGGCACCGCACGTCCAGCCCGGCAGCGTGGACAAGGAGTGCGGACGGGGCCTGTTCCTCGTCGGCGCGCTGTCCGACTGCTGGGGCTCCCGGCCCGCCGACAGCGGACCGGGCCGGGTCGTCTGGGCGGACCTGCCCTACACCGGCACCGCGGCACACTGA
- a CDS encoding DUF397 domain-containing protein, with amino-acid sequence MDRIRIYNGMPAKELGTDGWHKPWSGGNGGECVEAMRLGDGRIALRQSTDPDGPALIYTHREMVSFIEGAKAGHADFLLAAAPGRCTERRTA; translated from the coding sequence ATGGATCGCATACGTATCTACAACGGCATGCCCGCCAAAGAGCTGGGCACGGACGGCTGGCACAAGCCGTGGAGCGGCGGAAACGGCGGCGAGTGCGTCGAGGCCATGCGGCTGGGGGACGGCCGGATCGCGCTGCGCCAGTCGACCGACCCGGACGGCCCTGCCCTGATCTACACGCACCGCGAAATGGTGAGCTTCATCGAGGGCGCGAAGGCGGGTCACGCCGACTTCCTCCTCGCGGCGGCACCGGGCCGGTGCACCGAGCGGAGGACGGCATGA
- a CDS encoding helix-turn-helix domain-containing protein, whose protein sequence is MADPRSAGAPTVLRVVLGKRLQDLREKAGLSFEQAAAALDVTHATIRRMEKAEVGLKLPYVEKLLATYGVVGEDEIEGFLSLAREANKPGWWHRFRDVLPEWFSAYVSLESEANLIRAYQPHYVPGLLQTEDYAAAVLRAGMPHAAPADIDRIVALRMERQSLLTRDNAPMLWVVMDETVLRRPIGGSPVMREQISRLMEATALPNVRLQIMPFAAGPHPAMYGPFHLFRFPIPELPDIAYAESLVGAVYFDQRNDVSQFLEALDRMCAQAAPAHHTEAILGGFRKEI, encoded by the coding sequence GTGGCGGACCCACGGTCGGCAGGTGCACCGACCGTCCTGCGGGTGGTGCTCGGCAAGCGACTGCAGGACCTGCGCGAGAAGGCGGGGCTCTCCTTCGAACAGGCCGCCGCGGCTCTCGACGTGACCCACGCCACGATACGGCGCATGGAGAAGGCCGAGGTCGGCCTCAAGCTCCCCTACGTCGAGAAGCTGCTGGCGACCTACGGCGTGGTCGGCGAGGACGAGATCGAGGGCTTTCTCTCGCTCGCCCGCGAGGCCAACAAGCCCGGCTGGTGGCACCGGTTCCGGGACGTCCTGCCCGAGTGGTTCAGCGCATACGTCAGCCTGGAGAGCGAGGCCAACCTCATCCGGGCCTACCAACCGCACTACGTCCCCGGGCTGTTGCAGACGGAGGACTACGCCGCCGCCGTGCTGCGGGCGGGGATGCCGCACGCCGCACCGGCGGACATCGACCGGATCGTCGCCCTGCGGATGGAACGGCAGTCCCTGCTGACCCGCGACAACGCACCGATGCTGTGGGTCGTCATGGACGAGACCGTGCTGCGGCGGCCGATCGGCGGCTCCCCGGTGATGCGGGAGCAGATTTCCCGGCTCATGGAAGCCACCGCGTTGCCGAACGTCCGGCTGCAGATCATGCCCTTCGCCGCGGGCCCGCACCCGGCCATGTACGGCCCTTTCCACCTCTTCCGCTTCCCGATCCCGGAGCTTCCGGACATCGCATACGCGGAAAGCCTCGTCGGAGCCGTGTACTTCGACCAGCGCAACGACGTCTCGCAGTTCCTGGAGGCCCTCGACCGGATGTGTGCGCAGGCCGCGCCGGCACACCACACCGAGGCCATTCTGGGTGGCTTTCGCAAGGAGATCTGA
- a CDS encoding SAM-dependent methyltransferase produces MSAQNSSPPAPDDAVTGIGPYVQGPEHSGFSAEEIDTSRPHPARMYDYYLGGWDNYEVDRVAAERVIEVHPQVRLSARANRAFLRRAVRALAADGIRQIIDIGTGIPTSPSTHDVARETAPDTRVVYVDNDPIVATHAGARLTNTEGTAFVLGDVRDPKAVLDHPAVRELIDFDCPVALLLVAVLHFIRDDEDPAGLVATLAEALPAGSCLVLSHATGEPYEAYAPGRTDERARDGVVSVYQSSTAGLNLRGKAGIAPLFGPFTLLEPGVVRVPLWRPDGAVPGAEELNNTIFYGGVGRKD; encoded by the coding sequence ATGAGCGCCCAGAACAGCTCCCCGCCCGCACCGGACGACGCGGTCACCGGCATCGGACCGTACGTCCAGGGCCCGGAGCACTCCGGCTTCTCGGCCGAGGAGATCGACACCAGCCGGCCGCACCCGGCCCGGATGTACGACTACTACCTCGGCGGCTGGGACAACTACGAGGTCGACCGGGTGGCCGCGGAGCGCGTCATCGAGGTCCACCCGCAGGTACGGCTCAGCGCCCGCGCGAACCGGGCCTTTCTGCGGCGGGCGGTGCGCGCACTCGCCGCCGACGGCATCCGGCAGATCATCGACATCGGCACCGGCATCCCCACCTCACCCAGCACCCACGACGTGGCCCGCGAGACCGCGCCCGACACCCGCGTCGTCTACGTCGACAACGACCCCATCGTCGCCACCCACGCCGGGGCCCGGCTGACCAACACCGAGGGCACCGCATTCGTGCTCGGGGACGTCCGGGACCCCAAGGCCGTGCTGGACCACCCGGCCGTCCGGGAACTGATCGACTTCGACTGTCCGGTGGCGCTGCTGCTGGTCGCCGTCCTCCACTTCATCCGGGACGACGAGGATCCCGCCGGGCTCGTCGCCACCCTCGCCGAGGCGCTCCCCGCGGGCAGCTGTCTCGTGCTGTCGCACGCCACCGGCGAACCCTACGAGGCCTATGCACCGGGCCGCACGGACGAGCGGGCGCGCGACGGCGTGGTGAGCGTCTACCAGAGCTCCACCGCCGGCCTCAATCTGCGCGGGAAGGCCGGCATCGCGCCGCTCTTCGGACCGTTCACCCTGCTGGAGCCGGGTGTCGTACGGGTGCCGCTGTGGCGGCCGGACGGTGCGGTGCCCGGCGCCGAGGAGCTCAACAACACCATTTTCTACGGCGGCGTCGGCCGCAAGGACTGA